tatataaaaaaaatcaaattcaaaaattagttatatataatttaatatacaaaaattcgtacacaaataaaaatgataaacgcaataaatttaaatatattatccgcgcgtagcgcagAGACAGGATCTAGTTTATATAAACAAGTTTTGGTGCAATATTAAACACGTCAGGTTCAATTAATATACCACACATCTAATGAAACTATCGAGGAtgtcaatatataaaaaaaaaactgtcaaGAGACTGAGAGAGGCATAAGTCCTGTGCATATGGACGTGTTCTCTGGTTAGTCTCTTCACTGAATCAGCTCGATTTCAGTAGTGTGCTGTGTTTGAATTCtgattaaacaaataatatgaTTGTTAAAACTACACTTAAAATGATATTTACCTTGTGTGCTTGTCTTCTATAGTTTTCTGGTATTCTTGAATCCAAAATTGGaatatatataccaaattcTTGACCGGAATTTAAGTTAGCCGGTCTGGACCCCCGGTTATTGACGAAGTGTAAAAATGTGTCCACACTCCACACTGGATAAGGGGATCttaaactaatttcaaaatatttgggatACATACGTAAAACCTACAAGAATAAAAGGGgtgatatataaaaatgaacCCTCAAATTCGTATATTACCTACCTACTttgataagaaaagaaaaaagagagggtAGCTCAAAAGCCGTGCGATGAAGTTCTAGTTACACGTGTTCTACGATGAAGCAACCGACTAAAAAAACAGgagagaaataaatataaagaaagtaaatgaaaaggaagaaaaagaaagcaacacAGTCGGCGCAAATCCGCCGACCAAAATCATTAAGGTCGTTTTCTTCCTCTTTGGCTCAACCAATCACATCTttctttattcttcttctttaattcattaaagatcCTTTTTATCTCCTTCGTCGCGATTTCTTCCGTTTCGGAGTTTTTTGATCTGATCGGAAGATAACCTAGGTTTTAGCTTCGTTAGAGAGTTATATATAAGACTTTTGATCCATGAAGAAGAGTGTTGTTTCGGCGGAACAACAATCAGCGAAAGCTGGTGAACGAATCGAAAACGGCGACAaggataagaagaagaagcgcaGAGGTAGCCGTCGATCCAAGAACACCTCAGGTAACATCCGCATCATCGATAGATCTTGATTGGTTAATACTTAGTAGAGATTACTTGAATCTAATGAATATTAGTAGCCTCACTTACAAAGCCTTTAATGTCTTAGGTTGTGTAGTAGAAGACATCCATGTAGAGTCATCGGATGGTAAAGCAAAAGATAATAATCCCAATGAGTTAACGAGAGCGTCTAATGTTGCTTTCAACTCTATGCCGTATTCTTCTGCAAGTCCTTTGGTTCCTTCTGCTCAAGTTAGTAAGCAGTTGTTGTCCAAGTCGTGCCCTGACCCTAGGGATTGTGAGCTGTCTTCTATAATGGATGCTGACTTGTTCCAGCAGGTTGATGAGTGTGTCTCACTGAGAAATATCTTCTCTTCACATTGGTCTCTCGATGCTGTCAATCAAGCTTTAGAGGTTTGTTTGCCTGAGTGTAATGTTCtctttattaattttcttgatCGAAGAAAGCTAATTGTGGTCTTCTCTTTGTAGAAAGGTGAAGTTTATAAGGCGCTGTTTCGGGTGAATGCTCATAACCGCAGTGAGGTAAGAAGTAACGTCTGTATTTTTAAAGAGACTTGTTGTTGTTTCTTCTGCTCATGTTggattctttttttgtttttttcctttgaagGCTTACTGTAAGATTGATGGAGTCCCTACAGATATTCTAATCAATGGAATCGCTGGCCAAAATCGAGCAGTAAGTTTTgggttgcttttttttttcattacgCTTCATGATTTGTGTTTATTTAGCACGATACTTCCCACCTTCTTCCTTTTGGCCCATGTTTGAGAGGTTCTTTTTGTGTTTCTGTATATAGGTGGAAGGAGATATTGTTGCTGTTAAACTGGATCCGCTCTCACTGTGGCCCAAGATGAAAGGATTTGTTACGGAAAATGTTGCCAAGCCTGAAGAAACCAACAGTCCCCCAGAAAAAGATGAGCGTGTCAGCCATTTGGAAAGAGGCGAGATAGATGCTCAACAGAACAAATGTTCAGTTATAGGACAAGGAGCTGAGAACTGTGTTAGTCGCAACTCTATGCCATTACTGGATTCATGTTCTCTTGGTGAGCAGACAGGAAATGGCACTGCGGTTGAGAAGCTATGcgtcatccttagttccttcCCCAACAAACGACCAACTGGACAAGTAGTTGCTGTTGTTGAAAAATCACTTGTAAGAGATTCCATTGTTGGATTGCTGGATGTGAAGCGATGGATTCATTACAAGGAAGCTAATGCAAGAACGAGCAAGTCTCTTTCTGATGATGATTACATCCAACTGATGCCTGCAGACCCTAGGTTTACTAAATTGATCGTTCCCTTCCATGCCTTACCTGGAGGCATTCGAGCAAGACTTGAGAGTATGGATCCAACTCTCGAGGCAGAGCTGGTTGCTGCCCAAATTGTGGACTGGAGCGAAGGGAGTCAGTTTCCCCTAGCTCAGATTACGCATATGTTTGGCCGAGGCAGTGAACTGGAGCCCCAGATCAGTGCGATATTATATCAGAACTCGGTTTGCGATTCTGAGTTTTCTCATGACTCGCTTGCTAGTCTTCCACGTGCTCCTTGGGAAGTACCAGAAGAAGAGGTTCAGCAAAGAAAAGATCTTAGAGACCTGTGTGTATTTACCATCGACCCCTCAACGGCTACAGACCTCGATGATGCTCTATCAGTTCAAAGTTTACCCGGCGGTTTTTTAAGAGTCGGTGTTCACATTGCTGATGTCTCCTACTATGTTTTACCAGACACTGCCCTTGACACAGAAGCTCAGTTTAGGTCGACGAGTGTTTACATGCTGCGGAGAAAAATACCAATGTTGCCTCCATCATTGTCCGACAACGTAGGTTCACTTAATCCAGGAGTTGACAGGCTTGCCTTTTCCATCTTCTTGGATTTAAACAGAGAAGGGGTTGTCACAGATCGCTGGATTGGTCGTACTGTTATAAAATCGTGCTGCAAGCTTTCGTATGACCATGCTCAAGACATTATAGACGAGAAGCACGACGTTGCAGCAAATAGCCGGCCTGCTTTGCACGGA
This DNA window, taken from Brassica napus cultivar Da-Ae chromosome A2 unlocalized genomic scaffold, Da-Ae chrA02_Random_35, whole genome shotgun sequence, encodes the following:
- the LOC106397721 gene encoding DIS3-like exonuclease 2 isoform X1, which translates into the protein MKKSVVSAEQQSAKAGERIENGDKDKKKKRRGSRRSKNTSGCVVEDIHVESSDGKAKDNNPNELTRASNVAFNSMPYSSASPLVPSAQVSKQLLSKSCPDPRDCELSSIMDADLFQQVDECVSLRNIFSSHWSLDAVNQALEKGEVYKALFRVNAHNRSEAYCKIDGVPTDILINGIAGQNRAVEGDIVAVKLDPLSLWPKMKGFVTENVAKPEETNSPPEKDERVSHLERGEIDAQQNKCSVIGQGAENCVSRNSMPLLDSCSLGEQTGNGTAVEKLCVILSSFPNKRPTGQVVAVVEKSLVRDSIVGLLDVKRWIHYKEANARTSKSLSDDDYIQLMPADPRFTKLIVPFHALPGGIRARLESMDPTLEAELVAAQIVDWSEGSQFPLAQITHMFGRGSELEPQISAILYQNSVCDSEFSHDSLASLPRAPWEVPEEEVQQRKDLRDLCVFTIDPSTATDLDDALSVQSLPGGFLRVGVHIADVSYYVLPDTALDTEAQFRSTSVYMLRRKIPMLPPSLSDNVGSLNPGVDRLAFSIFLDLNREGVVTDRWIGRTVIKSCCKLSYDHAQDIIDEKHDVAANSRPALHGPFEWSDVVRSIKQLSEISTNLRQKRFRNGALQLENSKPSFLFDEHGVPYEFVLYPTKASNHLVEEFMLLANMTAAEVISRAYPDSALLRRHPEPNLRKLKEFEGFCAKHGMELDSSSSGRFHESLEKITETLKDDAVFVDILNNYAMKPMQSASYFCTGNLKDCVAEWGHYALAVPLYTHFTSPLRRYPDIVVHRAVAAALEAEECFLKQKQISVRSCFTGVHFDKDAVESMEGKEALSVAGLKHGVPSTERVSEIAAYCNERKLASRRVKDACDKLYTWCVLKRKKVYPCEARVMNLGPMFMTIYISKLGIEWRIYYDRVEGLCADWLEATSTLILDKLEFKRGGRGYLKPLKEVAYLVSPSDTCAAKCSAMSVTDTTEQREEVVPAVFPLTVQVFSTIPVALHAVGGDDGPLDIGARLYMSSYYR
- the LOC106397721 gene encoding DIS3-like exonuclease 2 isoform X2; the encoded protein is MKKSVVSAEQQSAKAGERIENGDKDKKKKRRGSRRSKNTSGCVVEDIHVESSDGKAKDNNPNELTRASNVAFNSMPYSSASPLVPSAQVDECVSLRNIFSSHWSLDAVNQALEKGEVYKALFRVNAHNRSEAYCKIDGVPTDILINGIAGQNRAVEGDIVAVKLDPLSLWPKMKGFVTENVAKPEETNSPPEKDERVSHLERGEIDAQQNKCSVIGQGAENCVSRNSMPLLDSCSLGEQTGNGTAVEKLCVILSSFPNKRPTGQVVAVVEKSLVRDSIVGLLDVKRWIHYKEANARTSKSLSDDDYIQLMPADPRFTKLIVPFHALPGGIRARLESMDPTLEAELVAAQIVDWSEGSQFPLAQITHMFGRGSELEPQISAILYQNSVCDSEFSHDSLASLPRAPWEVPEEEVQQRKDLRDLCVFTIDPSTATDLDDALSVQSLPGGFLRVGVHIADVSYYVLPDTALDTEAQFRSTSVYMLRRKIPMLPPSLSDNVGSLNPGVDRLAFSIFLDLNREGVVTDRWIGRTVIKSCCKLSYDHAQDIIDEKHDVAANSRPALHGPFEWSDVVRSIKQLSEISTNLRQKRFRNGALQLENSKPSFLFDEHGVPYEFVLYPTKASNHLVEEFMLLANMTAAEVISRAYPDSALLRRHPEPNLRKLKEFEGFCAKHGMELDSSSSGRFHESLEKITETLKDDAVFVDILNNYAMKPMQSASYFCTGNLKDCVAEWGHYALAVPLYTHFTSPLRRYPDIVVHRAVAAALEAEECFLKQKQISVRSCFTGVHFDKDAVESMEGKEALSVAGLKHGVPSTERVSEIAAYCNERKLASRRVKDACDKLYTWCVLKRKKVYPCEARVMNLGPMFMTIYISKLGIEWRIYYDRVEGLCADWLEATSTLILDKLEFKRGGRGYLKPLKEVAYLVSPSDTCAAKCSAMSVTDTTEQREEVVPAVFPLTVQVFSTIPVALHAVGGDDGPLDIGARLYMSSYYR